The following proteins are co-located in the Massilia litorea genome:
- a CDS encoding SDR family oxidoreductase, with product MAESAVKAAIVTGASRGIGRAIALRLAQDGYAVAVNYASRAVDADDVVREIEAAGGRAIALQGDVALAADCARLFDETEKAFGAVDVVINNAGVIQPGTTLLADTDDALYERIMSINTRGTFNMLRLAATRLRNGGRIVNFSTSAIGLTMPGYAVYGAAKAAVETMTNIFAKEMRGKGISVNAVAPGPTATDLFLDGKPAELVERLAKAAPLERLGTPEDIANLVAFLVGPQGEWVNGQTLRVNGGIV from the coding sequence ATGGCAGAATCTGCAGTCAAAGCGGCGATCGTCACTGGCGCCTCGCGCGGCATCGGCCGCGCGATCGCGCTGCGCCTGGCGCAGGACGGGTATGCCGTCGCGGTCAACTACGCCAGCCGCGCGGTGGACGCCGACGACGTAGTGCGGGAAATCGAGGCGGCCGGCGGACGCGCGATTGCGCTGCAAGGCGATGTCGCCCTGGCCGCCGATTGCGCGCGCCTGTTCGACGAAACGGAAAAAGCCTTTGGCGCGGTCGATGTCGTCATCAACAACGCCGGCGTGATCCAGCCCGGCACGACGCTGCTGGCCGATACCGACGACGCCCTGTACGAGCGCATCATGTCGATCAACACGCGCGGCACGTTCAACATGCTGCGCCTGGCCGCGACGCGCCTGCGCAACGGCGGGCGCATCGTCAATTTTTCGACCAGCGCCATCGGCCTCACCATGCCGGGTTACGCCGTGTATGGCGCGGCCAAGGCGGCGGTCGAGACCATGACCAACATCTTTGCCAAGGAAATGCGCGGCAAGGGGATTTCGGTGAACGCCGTGGCGCCGGGGCCGACCGCGACCGACCTGTTTTTGGATGGCAAACCGGCCGAGCTGGTGGAACGCCTGGCGAAGGCCGCGCCGCTCGAGCGCCTCGGTACGCCGGAAGACATCGCGAACCTGGTCGCGTTTCTGGTCGGGCCGCAGGGGGAATGGGTGAATGGGCAGACGCTGCGGGTGAATGGCGGGATCGTGTAA
- a CDS encoding CehA/McbA family metallohydrolase: MRRVHTMKLLPLVLALGFSQAGLASEADHREFEATLHAPYSAAAAAQEGRTFALTFSYPFVVEAQDIVWRLELLDPAQRVIERWQGVRRLSGKPVDVKVNWRGRAGDPALRDGIYQVRMVAVARAAEAGQARPLSAAETDALLEAEGGHQVEQAWDIAVGAPDTVPMPAFTALPTTAGAREAAARTGGGMVSPMSVPATAALPYTVYYANLHSQTNHSDGGGALSSCTGAQSPQTGASGPAQAFAYAKGKGLDILMASEHNHMYDGSDGTNAAASPATAKALYQSGLKAASDFNLANPNFLAVYGLEWGVISNGGHLNILNSNELLEWEYNGSNQLIGDTYTAKNDYASLYTLMKNRGWIGQFNHPDTSGQFLVNGLPLGYTADGDNAMVLCEVLNTSAFSTNTTETETGRSTFEGACKKALEAGFHVAFSSNQDNHCANWGASYTNRTGILIPNGTALTNASFVAALQARRVFATMDKTSQLVLTANGHLMGERFANSGPLNLVANFASTSGKTVSSVAIFEGVPGRNGTVTQLSTSASTTITPATGEHFYYAKITQNDGNILWSAPLWVTQSTSSSGDTVAPTVSASESGTAGTVTLSASASDNVGVSKVEFYVDSVLKGSDTSSPYSMTLDSTTLANGSHTLTAKAYDAAGNVGSSGATSFSISNASGGTQLLLNPGFESGAVSWNGGSGIINNATTTPAHTGSWKAKLAGTGATRTDNLYQQVAIPSTAASASLSFWLQVQSAETTTTSAYDTLKVQVRNSGGTILATPATYSNLDKGTSYTQKSLDLSAYKGQTVQVFFVGTEDSSLQTTFLVDDVALTVQ, from the coding sequence ATGCGTCGCGTTCATACCATGAAGTTGCTGCCATTGGTGTTGGCACTCGGTTTCAGTCAGGCAGGCCTGGCATCGGAAGCGGACCACCGCGAGTTCGAAGCGACCCTGCATGCGCCCTATAGCGCAGCCGCGGCCGCCCAGGAAGGGCGCACGTTTGCCTTGACCTTCAGCTACCCCTTCGTCGTGGAGGCGCAGGACATTGTCTGGCGGCTCGAACTGCTCGATCCGGCACAGCGCGTCATCGAGCGCTGGCAGGGTGTGCGGCGCCTGTCCGGCAAGCCGGTCGACGTCAAGGTCAACTGGCGCGGACGCGCCGGCGACCCGGCCCTGCGCGATGGCATCTACCAGGTGCGCATGGTCGCCGTGGCGCGCGCCGCCGAGGCAGGGCAAGCGCGGCCGCTGTCGGCCGCGGAGACGGACGCACTGCTCGAAGCGGAAGGCGGCCACCAGGTGGAACAGGCCTGGGACATCGCCGTCGGCGCGCCGGACACGGTCCCGATGCCGGCGTTTACGGCGCTGCCGACGACTGCCGGCGCCAGGGAAGCGGCAGCGCGCACGGGCGGCGGCATGGTGTCGCCCATGTCGGTCCCGGCCACCGCCGCGCTCCCCTACACCGTGTATTACGCCAACCTGCACAGCCAGACCAACCACAGCGACGGCGGCGGAGCCCTGTCCTCCTGCACCGGCGCCCAGAGTCCGCAAACCGGCGCCTCCGGTCCGGCGCAGGCCTTCGCCTATGCGAAAGGCAAGGGCCTGGATATCCTGATGGCGTCCGAGCACAACCACATGTACGACGGTTCGGACGGCACCAATGCCGCGGCCAGCCCGGCGACGGCCAAGGCCCTGTACCAGTCAGGCCTGAAGGCGGCGAGCGATTTCAATCTCGCCAACCCGAATTTCCTGGCCGTGTATGGTCTGGAGTGGGGCGTGATCAGCAACGGCGGCCACCTGAATATCCTCAACAGCAACGAATTGCTCGAGTGGGAATACAACGGCAGCAACCAGCTGATCGGCGACACGTATACCGCCAAAAACGATTACGCCTCGCTCTACACCCTGATGAAAAACCGCGGCTGGATCGGCCAGTTCAACCATCCGGATACGAGCGGCCAGTTCCTTGTCAACGGCCTGCCGCTCGGCTACACGGCCGACGGAGATAACGCGATGGTGTTGTGCGAAGTGCTGAACACCTCCGCGTTTTCGACCAATACGACCGAAACCGAAACCGGCCGCAGCACCTTCGAAGGCGCCTGCAAAAAGGCGCTCGAGGCCGGCTTCCACGTGGCGTTTTCCAGCAACCAGGACAACCATTGCGCGAACTGGGGCGCCTCGTACACCAACCGCACCGGCATCCTGATTCCGAATGGCACGGCACTGACGAACGCCAGTTTTGTCGCGGCATTGCAGGCGCGCCGCGTGTTCGCGACGATGGACAAGACCTCGCAACTGGTGCTGACCGCCAACGGCCACCTCATGGGCGAGCGCTTTGCCAATAGCGGCCCCCTGAACCTGGTCGCCAATTTCGCCAGCACCTCCGGCAAGACGGTGTCGTCGGTGGCGATCTTCGAGGGCGTGCCTGGCCGTAACGGCACGGTGACCCAGCTGTCCACCAGCGCCAGCACGACGATCACCCCAGCCACGGGCGAGCATTTTTATTATGCCAAGATCACGCAAAACGACGGCAATATCCTGTGGTCGGCACCGCTCTGGGTGACGCAATCGACCTCGTCGTCCGGCGACACGGTCGCCCCGACCGTGAGCGCCAGCGAAAGCGGCACGGCCGGCACCGTGACCCTGTCCGCCAGTGCGAGCGACAACGTCGGCGTCAGCAAGGTCGAGTTTTATGTCGACAGCGTCCTGAAAGGCAGCGACACCAGCTCGCCCTATTCGATGACGCTCGACTCGACCACCCTGGCCAACGGCAGCCACACGCTGACTGCGAAGGCCTATGATGCGGCCGGCAACGTCGGCAGCTCGGGCGCGACCAGCTTCAGCATCAGCAACGCCAGCGGCGGCACCCAGCTGCTGCTGAACCCCGGTTTCGAGTCGGGCGCCGTGTCCTGGAATGGAGGTAGCGGCATCATCAACAACGCGACGACGACCCCGGCCCATACCGGCAGCTGGAAGGCGAAACTGGCCGGCACCGGCGCCACCCGTACCGACAACCTGTACCAGCAGGTCGCCATTCCCTCGACCGCAGCAAGTGCAAGCTTATCGTTCTGGCTGCAGGTGCAGTCGGCGGAAACGACGACCACCAGTGCCTACGACACCCTCAAGGTGCAGGTAAGGAACAGCGGCGGCACGATTCTCGCCACGCCGGCGACCTATTCCAACCTGGACAAGGGAACGAGCTACACCCAAAAAAGCCTGGACCTGTCGGCCTATAAGGGGCAGACGGTGCAGGTGTTCTTTGTCGGCACCGAGGATTCCTCTTTGCAGACGACCTTCCTGGTCGACGACGTGGCGCTGACGGTGCAGTAA
- the tssG gene encoding type VI secretion system baseplate subunit TssG, translating to MHTKKRRFEPAVIERLFREPYRFEYFQAVRMLELWLRRHGAPQHGVVANFLRFQNSTSLRFPASQLEALHVEPRTIEPTAPSLGQALQTATLKWIRITPTFMGLLGVNGVLPPHYTERVAEQQFNDKDEGARAFLDTFSNRSLALFYEAWRKYRLHLKYELGGRDSFLPLLMSLAGLGNPSLRKRLAREDNGAVLDESIGYFAAAIRQRPISAVQVARVLSEYFAQPVEVEQFVGSWYAVPPAQQSTLGCESATLGSRAIAGERVWQRDLRLRLVVGPLDHAGFTAFLPGGLAARALTSLLTMFTGLSLEYEVELVLRAADVRPVTMREGSPLGRLGWDTYLVAGPQQRDRNDVHYDIRMN from the coding sequence ATGCACACCAAAAAGCGGCGATTTGAGCCTGCTGTAATCGAGCGCCTGTTCCGCGAACCCTACCGCTTCGAATATTTCCAGGCGGTGCGCATGCTGGAACTCTGGCTGCGCCGCCATGGCGCGCCCCAGCACGGTGTCGTCGCCAATTTCCTGCGCTTTCAGAATTCGACCTCGCTGCGTTTTCCGGCCAGCCAACTCGAGGCGCTCCACGTCGAGCCGCGCACGATCGAGCCGACGGCGCCCTCCCTCGGCCAAGCGCTGCAGACCGCCACCCTGAAATGGATCCGCATCACGCCGACCTTCATGGGACTGTTGGGCGTGAACGGCGTGCTGCCGCCGCATTACACGGAACGCGTGGCCGAACAGCAGTTCAACGACAAGGACGAGGGTGCGCGGGCTTTCCTCGACACCTTTTCGAACCGCTCGCTGGCGCTGTTCTACGAGGCCTGGCGCAAGTACCGCCTGCACCTCAAATACGAACTGGGCGGCAGGGACAGTTTCCTGCCGTTGTTGATGAGTCTGGCCGGCTTGGGCAATCCGTCCTTGCGCAAGCGCCTGGCGCGTGAGGACAATGGCGCCGTGCTGGATGAGTCGATCGGCTATTTCGCCGCCGCGATCCGCCAGCGGCCGATCTCCGCGGTGCAGGTGGCGCGCGTGCTGTCGGAATATTTCGCGCAACCCGTGGAGGTCGAGCAATTCGTCGGTTCCTGGTATGCGGTGCCGCCCGCGCAGCAAAGCACCCTGGGCTGCGAGAGCGCCACCCTCGGCAGCCGCGCCATTGCCGGGGAACGGGTATGGCAGCGCGATCTGCGCCTGCGCCTGGTGGTCGGTCCCCTCGATCACGCCGGTTTCACGGCCTTCCTGCCGGGTGGACTGGCGGCGCGCGCGCTCACCAGCCTGCTGACGATGTTTACGGGTTTGTCCCTCGAATACGAAGTCGAACTGGTGCTGCGCGCGGCCGATGTGCGTCCGGTCACGATGCGCGAAGGCAGCCCGCTCGGCCGCCTCGGCTGGGATACCTATCTGGTCGCCGGTCCCCAGCAGCGCGACCGCAACGATGTGCATTACGACATCCGGATGAATTGA
- a CDS encoding PAAR domain-containing protein has protein sequence MSGPLIVLGDKTSHGGAVIEASNQSDSGGVPIARMGDKTVCPKHGPNPIVSGDSSLIIDGKPAARHGDKTACGASLIASQQATIDKL, from the coding sequence ATGTCCGGACCCTTGATTGTTCTCGGCGACAAAACCTCGCACGGCGGCGCCGTCATCGAAGCTTCAAACCAGAGCGACAGCGGCGGCGTCCCGATCGCGCGCATGGGCGATAAAACCGTTTGTCCGAAGCACGGGCCGAACCCGATCGTCAGCGGCGATTCGTCCCTGATCATCGACGGCAAACCGGCCGCCCGCCACGGCGACAAGACCGCCTGCGGCGCCTCCCTGATCGCCAGCCAGCAAGCCACGATCGACAAGCTCTGA
- the tssK gene encoding type VI secretion system baseplate subunit TssK, with the protein MTSKVLWGEGLLLRPQHFQRQDAYHEHCLQKGIKAVHPYAWGVERLQVDREALANNTLRILDLALRFQDGELVDAPNADALPDTVDLSLLQQSQQSVTYYAALPSLKPFSGNFATPGQAAHTARFIQTNLETADLYTQAAPVQLAYLKKSVRLVSEFEPRDAYVHFPLLRLRRAAVGGFEIDPGFVPPSLSIGAAAPLFQQLRRLLDALQAKVSALYGHHREPSRNVIEFRSGDMSSFWLLHTASSAYATLTHHFHHPSLHPERLYEQLLDVAGGLMTFSKSWTLADLPPYQHADPGPPFTKLHTIIRELLDTVISSKYFAIALSEVRPSYHIGALDSGKIDDKTTFYIAVSADIPAVQLVDVVPLRFKVGAPDDVEKFVLSALPGVRLQYTPQPPAALAVRPDTCYFMLESKGQMYERMLKAQSISIYVPAGMKELKLELLAVAA; encoded by the coding sequence ATGACCAGCAAAGTACTCTGGGGCGAGGGTTTATTGCTGCGCCCACAGCATTTCCAGCGCCAGGACGCATACCACGAGCATTGCCTGCAAAAAGGCATCAAGGCGGTGCATCCGTATGCCTGGGGAGTCGAGCGGCTGCAAGTCGACCGCGAAGCGCTGGCCAACAACACGCTGCGCATCCTCGACCTGGCGCTGCGCTTCCAGGATGGAGAGCTGGTCGACGCACCGAACGCCGATGCGCTCCCCGATACGGTCGACCTCAGCCTGCTGCAGCAATCCCAGCAAAGCGTGACGTATTACGCGGCCCTGCCAAGCCTGAAACCGTTCAGCGGCAATTTCGCCACGCCCGGCCAGGCCGCGCATACGGCCCGTTTTATCCAGACCAACCTCGAAACGGCCGATTTATATACGCAGGCCGCGCCGGTGCAGCTGGCCTATCTCAAGAAATCGGTACGTCTCGTCTCGGAATTCGAGCCGCGCGACGCCTATGTTCACTTCCCGTTGCTGCGCCTGCGCCGTGCGGCCGTCGGCGGTTTTGAAATCGACCCCGGTTTCGTGCCGCCCAGCCTCTCCATTGGCGCCGCCGCCCCGCTGTTCCAGCAATTGCGGCGCCTGCTCGACGCGCTGCAGGCCAAGGTCAGCGCCCTGTATGGCCATCACCGCGAGCCGAGCCGCAACGTGATCGAATTTCGCTCGGGCGACATGTCCTCGTTCTGGCTGCTGCACACGGCCAGTTCCGCCTACGCCACGCTGACCCACCATTTTCATCACCCCAGCCTGCATCCGGAACGGCTGTACGAACAATTGCTGGACGTCGCCGGCGGCCTGATGACCTTTTCAAAAAGCTGGACCCTGGCGGATTTGCCTCCCTACCAGCACGCCGACCCGGGCCCCCCTTTCACGAAACTGCACACGATCATCCGCGAACTGCTCGACACCGTCATTTCGTCGAAATATTTTGCGATTGCCCTCAGCGAAGTGCGGCCCTCCTATCATATCGGCGCCCTCGACTCGGGCAAGATCGACGACAAGACGACGTTTTATATTGCCGTCTCCGCGGATATTCCCGCCGTGCAGCTGGTCGACGTCGTGCCCCTGCGTTTCAAGGTCGGCGCGCCGGACGATGTCGAAAAATTCGTGCTCTCTGCGCTGCCCGGCGTGCGTCTGCAATACACGCCGCAGCCGCCGGCGGCGCTGGCGGTGCGCCCCGACACCTGCTACTTCATGCTCGAATCGAAAGGGCAGATGTACGAGCGCATGCTCAAGGCGCAATCGATCTCGATCTATGTGCCGGCGGGGATGAAGGAGTTGAAGCTCGAGTTGCTGGCCGTGGCGGCGTAA
- the tssE gene encoding type VI secretion system baseplate subunit TssE: MNRFTPGLFDRLLGTPLRSSNGSGNGNAARLSVEDMKDAVARDLEALLNTRAVLPEDFLKAYPECSRSIVSYGMKDFAELSLSSPSDRALICACIEEAIGCHEPRLRNVKAALEMREGAVNRLDFSITGVLVASASQEAVNFDAVLQPSTLSYSISKAGRAAPAGA; encoded by the coding sequence ATGAACCGTTTTACGCCAGGCCTGTTCGACCGCCTGCTCGGGACGCCACTGCGCAGCAGCAACGGCAGTGGCAACGGCAATGCCGCGCGCCTGTCGGTCGAGGACATGAAGGATGCCGTCGCGCGCGACCTCGAAGCCCTGCTGAATACCCGCGCCGTGCTGCCGGAAGATTTTTTGAAGGCCTACCCGGAGTGCAGCCGCTCGATCGTCAGCTATGGGATGAAGGATTTTGCCGAGCTGTCCCTGTCCAGTCCCTCGGACCGGGCCCTGATCTGCGCCTGCATCGAAGAGGCGATCGGCTGCCATGAGCCACGCCTGCGCAACGTCAAGGCCGCACTGGAAATGCGGGAAGGCGCCGTCAACCGCCTGGATTTTTCGATCACCGGGGTGCTGGTCGCCAGCGCTTCGCAAGAAGCCGTGAATTTCGATGCCGTGCTCCAGCCCTCGACCCTGAGCTACAGCATCAGCAAGGCCGGCCGCGCCGCGCCGGCGGGAGCCTGA
- the tssF gene encoding type VI secretion system baseplate subunit TssF has protein sequence MEQLLPYYESELGYLRRNLREFAERYPKIAGRLLISGEVCEDPHTERMIESFALLNARIAKRLDDDYPEFTEALFDVLYPHYLRPFPSCSIARLDFTGAAKQQTTAGTIPRGTQLTTRPVRGAACTFRTVYPVAVAPLALAAASFSDILRAPDAVRPPPGATASISLRIAGSAEQVDVNQLDLPRLRVFIDGEPSFCAALRDALFMRTVAAYAEGDGNGRWVQLPAIPVQPAGFDDAESLIDFPARSHAAYRLLTEYFCFPEKFNFFDIDLQQLSAALPGAKSITLHLALSGIRSDSNTARMLGTLSTNNVLLGCTPVVNLFRQRGEPIRLTHTTASYPVLADARRAFAFEVQAIDSVNLVRQTPQGETVVQFRPFYSLQHAQTPEQNGHYWAMRRDETLAERSPGFETQIAIVDIDFDPAAVETDTLNLELTCSNRDLPSLLPYGQAGGDLFLEGGSSVRTIHFLRKPTHSWRFPSGRSAHWRLISHLSLNHLSISAGGVEAFREMLALYDLPRSPSSQRQIGGITAIEQGATTAWLAGNPFNCLVRGVQVRLAIDEEAFIGSGIHAFTHIVERFLALYVHANSFTQLVIVSAKTGEELLTCTPKSGDLSLL, from the coding sequence GTGGAACAATTACTGCCGTATTACGAGAGCGAGCTGGGCTACCTGCGCCGCAACCTGCGCGAATTTGCCGAGCGCTACCCGAAAATCGCCGGACGCCTCCTGATCAGCGGAGAAGTGTGCGAAGACCCGCACACCGAACGCATGATCGAATCGTTTGCCCTGCTGAATGCCCGGATCGCCAAACGGCTCGACGACGACTATCCGGAATTCACGGAAGCCCTGTTCGACGTGCTGTACCCGCATTACCTGCGGCCATTTCCCTCATGCTCGATCGCGCGTCTCGATTTCACCGGCGCGGCCAAGCAGCAGACCACGGCCGGCACCATCCCGCGCGGCACCCAGCTTACGACGCGCCCTGTTCGTGGCGCCGCCTGCACGTTCCGCACCGTGTACCCGGTGGCGGTGGCGCCGCTGGCGCTGGCCGCGGCCAGCTTTTCCGACATCCTGCGCGCGCCCGATGCGGTACGGCCTCCGCCCGGCGCCACGGCCAGCATCAGCTTGCGCATCGCCGGCAGCGCCGAGCAGGTCGATGTGAATCAACTCGACCTGCCCCGGCTGCGCGTGTTCATCGACGGCGAACCCTCGTTCTGCGCCGCCCTGCGCGACGCCCTGTTCATGCGGACGGTGGCCGCCTATGCCGAAGGAGATGGCAACGGACGCTGGGTTCAATTGCCCGCCATTCCCGTCCAACCGGCAGGTTTCGACGACGCCGAATCGCTGATCGATTTCCCGGCCCGCTCGCACGCCGCCTACCGCCTGCTGACCGAATATTTCTGTTTTCCCGAGAAATTCAATTTTTTCGATATCGACTTGCAGCAGCTGTCCGCCGCCCTGCCCGGCGCCAAATCGATCACCCTGCACCTGGCCCTGTCCGGCATTCGCAGCGACTCGAACACGGCGCGCATGCTTGGCACGCTGTCGACGAATAACGTCCTGCTCGGCTGCACACCCGTCGTGAATCTGTTCCGCCAGCGCGGGGAACCGATCCGGCTGACCCACACCACGGCCAGCTATCCGGTGCTGGCCGATGCGCGGCGCGCCTTTGCCTTCGAGGTGCAGGCTATCGATTCGGTGAACCTGGTGCGCCAGACCCCGCAGGGAGAGACGGTGGTGCAGTTTCGCCCCTTCTACTCGCTGCAGCATGCGCAGACGCCCGAGCAGAACGGCCATTACTGGGCGATGCGGCGCGACGAGACGCTGGCCGAGCGCAGCCCCGGCTTCGAAACGCAAATCGCGATCGTCGATATCGATTTCGACCCGGCCGCGGTCGAAACCGATACCTTGAACTTGGAACTGACCTGCTCGAACCGGGACCTGCCCTCTTTGCTGCCCTATGGTCAGGCCGGCGGCGATTTGTTCCTCGAGGGCGGCTCCAGCGTGCGTACGATCCACTTTCTGCGCAAGCCGACCCACTCCTGGCGTTTTCCCAGCGGGCGCAGCGCGCACTGGCGCCTGATCTCGCACTTGTCCCTGAACCACCTGTCGATCAGCGCCGGCGGTGTCGAAGCCTTCCGGGAGATGCTGGCTTTGTACGATTTGCCGCGTTCTCCCTCCTCGCAGCGCCAGATCGGCGGCATTACCGCCATCGAACAGGGCGCCACCACCGCCTGGCTGGCCGGCAACCCTTTTAATTGCCTCGTGCGCGGGGTGCAGGTGCGCCTCGCCATCGACGAAGAAGCCTTTATCGGCAGCGGCATCCACGCCTTTACCCACATCGTCGAACGTTTTCTCGCCCTCTACGTGCACGCCAACAGTTTTACGCAGCTGGTCATCGTTTCGGCAAAAACCGGGGAAGAACTATTGACATGCACACCAAAAAGCGGCGATTTGAGCCTGCTGTAA
- a CDS encoding xanthine dehydrogenase family protein molybdopterin-binding subunit gives MTDLIQALHTPVAEPGTGQVVTGTAVSRVDGRAKVTGAARYAAEHPAEHLLYGVVVSGTIAKGRILDIDTAEAMLIEGVVEVMSHMNRPKLRSFDLAYKDMTAPAGSPFRPFYDDQILYNGQPVALVLAETFEAARRAAALVRIRYEEEEHDTRLTANLGRAYTPRPLKAGYEPPPPEKGNAEKAFKAAPVKIEAEFYHGVEHHNPLELFASTVIRAEDGHLTIYDKTQSSQNSRWYVSHVFGLSKDKVTVRNPYVGGAFGSGLRPQYQLTLAVMASLHLQRSVRVQLTRQQMFSFGHRPETVQWVKLAADRDGTLTSIQHEAIAETSQIEDYVEVVVNWSGLVYTCDNIKLGYKLVSLDQYTPIDMRAPGAAHGMHALEVAMDELSYALKMDPLSLRLKNYADRAPIDDKPYSSKELRACYEQGAEKFGWSQRPLAPRARKEGSEWVGWGMATGAWDALQMFARASAVMHADGSLVVSSAATDIGTGTYTVMAMIAAEAMGLPLERVTFQLGDSTLPVAPIEGGSSHVATVGSAVAGVCDKLRLTLLRYAQADADSPFRDKRLKDVEFAGGVLRLKKNPDTFISLGTIVRNTGRERLEEKYLMLPQMLKQRKFRRMVHSAVFVEVRVDEELGIVRVTRVVSAIAAGRIMNTKTAGSQIVGGVVWGISQALHEESHTDHRFGRFMNHNLSEYHVAVNADIHDIDVIFVEEDDRIVSRLGAKGVGEIGLVSVAAAVSNAIYHATGKRIRSTPITPDKVLAGGP, from the coding sequence ATGACTGACCTGATCCAGGCATTACATACTCCCGTCGCCGAACCGGGCACCGGACAGGTCGTCACCGGCACGGCTGTCTCGCGCGTCGACGGCCGCGCCAAGGTCACGGGTGCGGCGCGCTATGCGGCCGAACACCCGGCCGAGCATCTGCTGTATGGCGTGGTCGTCAGCGGCACGATCGCGAAAGGGCGCATCCTCGACATCGATACGGCCGAGGCGATGCTGATCGAGGGCGTGGTCGAGGTGATGAGCCACATGAACCGGCCGAAGCTGCGTTCCTTCGATCTCGCCTACAAGGACATGACGGCGCCGGCAGGGTCTCCCTTCCGCCCCTTCTACGACGACCAGATTTTGTACAACGGCCAGCCGGTGGCGCTGGTGCTGGCCGAGACCTTCGAGGCGGCGCGGCGCGCGGCGGCCCTGGTGCGCATCCGCTACGAAGAGGAAGAACACGACACGCGCCTGACCGCGAACCTCGGGCGCGCCTACACGCCGCGCCCCTTGAAGGCGGGCTATGAGCCGCCGCCCCCGGAAAAAGGGAATGCCGAGAAGGCGTTCAAGGCAGCCCCTGTAAAAATCGAGGCGGAGTTTTACCACGGCGTCGAACACCATAACCCGCTGGAGCTGTTCGCCTCGACCGTGATTCGCGCGGAAGATGGCCACCTGACGATCTACGACAAGACGCAAAGCTCGCAGAACAGCCGCTGGTATGTCTCGCACGTGTTCGGCCTGTCAAAGGATAAAGTCACCGTGCGCAATCCGTATGTCGGCGGCGCCTTCGGTTCCGGCCTGCGTCCGCAATACCAGCTGACCCTGGCCGTGATGGCGTCCTTGCACCTTCAACGTTCGGTGCGGGTGCAGCTGACGCGCCAGCAGATGTTCAGCTTCGGCCACCGTCCGGAGACGGTGCAGTGGGTCAAACTGGCGGCCGATCGCGACGGCACGCTGACATCGATCCAGCACGAAGCGATCGCCGAAACCTCGCAGATCGAGGATTACGTGGAAGTCGTGGTGAACTGGTCCGGGCTGGTGTACACCTGCGACAACATCAAGCTCGGTTATAAACTGGTGAGCCTCGACCAGTACACGCCGATCGACATGCGCGCGCCCGGCGCGGCGCACGGCATGCATGCGCTGGAAGTGGCGATGGACGAACTGTCCTATGCCCTGAAAATGGACCCCTTGAGCCTGCGCCTGAAAAACTACGCCGACCGTGCTCCGATCGACGACAAGCCGTATTCGAGCAAGGAACTGCGCGCCTGCTATGAACAGGGGGCCGAAAAGTTCGGCTGGTCGCAGCGTCCGCTGGCGCCGCGTGCGCGCAAGGAAGGCAGCGAATGGGTCGGCTGGGGCATGGCGACCGGCGCCTGGGATGCACTGCAAATGTTCGCGCGCGCCAGCGCCGTGATGCATGCGGATGGCAGCCTCGTGGTGTCGAGCGCGGCCACCGACATCGGTACCGGCACCTATACGGTGATGGCGATGATCGCGGCCGAAGCCATGGGCCTGCCGCTCGAGCGCGTGACGTTTCAACTCGGCGACTCGACCTTGCCGGTGGCGCCGATCGAGGGCGGCTCGTCGCACGTGGCCACGGTCGGTTCGGCAGTGGCGGGCGTGTGCGACAAGCTGCGCCTGACCCTGCTGCGTTACGCGCAGGCGGACGCCGATTCTCCCTTCCGCGACAAACGATTAAAGGATGTGGAATTCGCGGGGGGCGTGCTGCGCCTGAAGAAGAACCCGGACACCTTCATTTCGCTCGGCACCATCGTCCGCAACACGGGGCGCGAGCGGCTCGAGGAAAAATACCTGATGCTGCCGCAGATGCTCAAGCAGCGCAAATTCCGGCGCATGGTGCATTCGGCCGTGTTTGTCGAAGTGCGGGTCGACGAGGAACTCGGCATCGTGCGCGTGACGCGCGTCGTCAGCGCGATCGCGGCAGGACGCATCATGAATACCAAGACCGCGGGCAGCCAGATCGTCGGCGGCGTGGTCTGGGGCATCAGCCAGGCGCTGCACGAGGAAAGCCATACCGACCACCGCTTCGGGCGCTTCATGAACCACAACCTGTCCGAATACCATGTGGCCGTGAACGCCGACATCCACGACATCGACGTCATTTTCGTGGAGGAGGACGACCGCATCGTCAGCCGCCTGGGAGCGAAGGGCGTGGGCGAAATCGGTCTGGTCAGCGTGGCGGCGGCGGTGAGCAACGCGATCTATCACGCGACCGGCAAACGGATTCGCAGTACGCCGATCACGCCCGATAAAGTGCTGGCCGGAGGGCCGTAA